A single window of Aphidius gifuensis isolate YNYX2018 linkage group LG1, ASM1490517v1, whole genome shotgun sequence DNA harbors:
- the LOC122855977 gene encoding serine/threonine-protein phosphatase 6 catalytic subunit codes for MSDLDKWIEIAKECKYLPENDLKKLCDMVCDLLLEESNIQPVSTPVTVCGDIHGQFYDLEELFRNGGPVPDTNYIFMGDFVDRGYYSLETFTRLLTLKAKWSDRITLLRGNHESRQITQVYGFYDECEMKYGNANPWKYCCRVFDLLTIAALIDEQVLCVHGGLSPQIRTLDQIRTIERNQEIPHKGPFCDLLWSDPEEVDAWSVSPRGAGWLFGSKVTHKFMEINDLELICRAHQLVHEGYRYMFDDKLVTVWSAPNYCYRCGNVASILQFQSVNERNTVLFQAVPDNERVIPSVTVTPYFL; via the exons atgtcaGACCTCGACAAGTGGATTGAAATTGCCAAAGAGTGCAAATATTTGCCTGAAAATGATCTCAAA aaattatgTGACATGGTGTGTGATTTACTTTTGGAAGAGTCAAATATTCAACCAGTATCAACACCAGTAACTGTTTGTGGTGATATTCATGGCCAG ttttatgATTTGGAAGAATTATTTCGTAATGGTGGACCAGTGCCtgatacaaattatatatttatgggTGATTTTGTTGACAGAGGCTACTATAGTCTTGAAACATTTACAagattattaacattaaaagcTAAATGGTCTGATAGAATAACACTGTTACGAGGTAATCATGAATCTCGACAAATAACACAAGTTTATGGTTTTTATG atGAATGTGAAATGAAATATGGTAATGCAAATCCATGGAAATATTGCTGTCGAGTTTTTGATTTACTTACAATTGCAGCa ttaattGATGAACAAGTACTTTGTGTACATGGTGGTCTTTCACCACAAATCAGAACGTTAGATCAAATTAGAACAATTGAAAGAAATCAAGAAATTCCTCACAAAG GTCCTTTCTGTGATTTATTATGGTCAGATCCAGAAGAAGTTGATGCATGGTCTGTTAGTCCAAGAGGAGCTGGATGGTTATTTGGAAGTAAAGTTACTCATAAATTTAtggaaataaatgatttagaACTTATATGTAGAGCTCATCAATTAGTTCATGaag gTTATAGATACATGTTTGATGATAAACTTGTGACTGTATGGTCTGCTCCAAATTATTGTTATCGGTGTGGTAATGTTGCTAGTATATTGCAATTTCAAAGTGTCAATGAAAGAAACACTGTACTTTTCCAAGCTGTGCCTGATAATGAACGTGTTATTCCATCAGTAACAGTTACACCGTATTTTTTGTGA